A genome region from Neoarius graeffei isolate fNeoGra1 chromosome 21, fNeoGra1.pri, whole genome shotgun sequence includes the following:
- the agbl5 gene encoding cytosolic carboxypeptidase-like protein 5 isoform X1, whose amino-acid sequence MEARFGNVVFSSRFDSGNLGRVEKVDAPEHDAERSSFSHVDYEFNLWTKPDCANTEFENGNRSWFYFSVRGVLPGKLLKINVMNMNKQSKLYSQGMAPFVRTFPVKMRWERVRDRPTFEMSENQFTLSFVHRVLEGRGVLTYFAFCYPFSYTECQDMLLQLDQRLLSHSHTLGPCSPADSLYYHRELLCYSLDGHRVDLLTVTSCHGMLEEREPRLEKLFPDHSMPRPHRFAGKRVFFISSRVHPGETPSSFVFNGFLNFILNQEDPRAQMLCRMFVFKLIPMLNPDGVVRGHYRTDSRGVNLNRQYMNPSAELHPSIYGAKSLLLYHHRHNRLKPSSPSALKLSNQSNTTMPQLTTPLELEHYLNCRNEVERLEGPTLELSQIPMQMDESWESKGRVKGKLGQGDENDSTPSRSEACVSNLSPTEQIPPQESGVAYYIDLHGHASKRGCFMYGNNLPDENQQVENLMYPKLISLNCAHFDFLGCNFSEKNMYARDKRDGQSKEGSGRVAIHKAIGLVHSYTLECNYNTGRSVNTIPPACHDNGRATPPPPPAFPPKYTPEVYEQVGRAVAIAALDMAECNPWPRLVLSEHSSLVNLRASLLKHVRNSKGLGSNGQKNSNKAPSPPRCTSLSSSVSENSLSRSRSHNIAGNKQISSQLKSSPSFTFGWSNSGNNPSSHKPAHKALGPIRESKAQEKRRPHHLSHRLSLHCPSNSQAVPARPPLSPSSSSSSSSSSPSSSSLGAGSASCSINTAGNRHPHSQPTLQSKDPPSWNGRGIMNGRPSSTQSFSVLQRKRLSQTSLKELFSWTLSHPLSAEAGRCSRCSTI is encoded by the exons ATGGAGGCCCGCTTTGGGAATGTGGTGTTCAGCTCACGCTTCGACTCTGGGAACCTGGGCCGAGTGGAGAAGGTGGATGCGCCCGAACATGATGCTGAGAGAAGCTCGTTCTCGCATGTCGACTATGAGTTCAATCTCTGGACTAAACCTGACTGTGCAAACACTGAGTTCGAGAATGGGAACCG ATCCTGGTTCTACTTCAGCGTGCGTGGCGTGTTGCCGGGTAAACTGCTGAAGATTAATGTGATGAACATGAATAAACAGAGCAAGCTGTACTCTCAAGGCATGGCTCCATTTGTGCGCACTTTTCCTGTGAAAATGCGCTGGGAGAGAGTCCGAGACCGACCAACATTCGAG ATGTCAGAGAATCAGTTCACTTTGTCGTTTGTGCATCGTGTGCTGGAAGGGAGAGGAGTCCTCACGTACTTTGCTTTCTGCTATCCGTTCTCGTATACTGAGTGCCAGGACATGCTTCTGCAGCTCGACCAAAGACTGCTCAGCCATTCTCACACACTGGGGCCATGCAG TCCAGCAGACAGTCTGTATTATCACCGTGAGTTGCTGTGTTACTCTCTGGATGGGCACAGAGTAGACCTGCTGACTGTGACCTCCTGCCATGGCATGCTGGAGGAGAGAGAGCCCAGACTGGAGAAACTCTTTCCTGACCACAGCATGCCACGACCACACCGCTTTGCTGGCAAACGG GTATTTTTCATCAGCAGCAGGGTGCATCCTGGGGAGACACCCTCCAGCTTTGTGTTCAATGGCTTCCTGAACTTCATTCTGAATCAGGAGGACCCACGGGCGCAGATGTTGTGCCGGATGTTTGTCTTTAAGCTCATCCCCATGCTCAATCCCGATGGGGTTGTGAGAGGTCACTATAG GACGGACTCGCGTGGCGTGAATCTTAACCGACAGTACATGAACCCAAGTGCTGAGCTGCACCCCTCCATCTATGGAGCCAAATCCCTCCTCCTGTACCATCACCGGCACAACCGCCTTAAACCCAGCTCTCCCTCAGCACTTAAACTCTCCAACCAATCCAATACCACCATGCCACAGCTAACCACACCCCTTGAACTTGAACACTACCTCAACTGTCGCAACGAGGTGGAGCGATTGGAGGGCCCAACCCTCGAACTCTCACAGATTCCCATGCAGATGGACGAAAGCTGGGAGAGTAAAGGCAGAGTGAAGGGCAAGCTCGGGCAAGGCGATGAGAACGATTCCACACCAAGTCGGAGTGAAGCGTGCGTCTCTAACCTTTCCCCGACAGAGCAAATCCCACCCCAGGAAAGTGGAGTGGCTTATTACATAGACTTGCATGGCCATGCCTCCAAAAGAGGATGCTTTATGTATGGGAACAACCTACCTGATGAGAATCAGCAA GTGGAGAACCTGATGTATCCGAAGCTGATCTCATTGAACTGTGCCCATTTCGACTTTCTTGGCTGTAACTTCTCAGAGAAGAACATGTACGCACGGGACAAGCGTGATGGTCAGTCTAAAGAGGGCAGCGGCAGAGTCGCTATACACAAAGCCATTGGATTAGTTCACAG TTACACGTTGGAGTGTAACTATAACACAGGCCGCTCAGTCAACACCATTCCACCTGCCTGCCATGACAACGGCCGAGCcactcctcctccccctcctgcctTCCCTCCCAAATACACTCCTGAGGTATACGAACAG GTTGGCCGTGCAGTCGCAATAGCAGCACTggacatggctgaatgtaacccaTGGCCACGGCTTGTCCTGTCTgagcacagcagcttggtgaacctACGAGCATCACTGCTCAAGCATGTGCGCAACAGTAAGGGCTTGGGCTCAAACGGCCAGAAGAACTCAAACAAGGCTCCCAGCCCTCCGAGATGCAC AAGTCTGAGCAGCTCTGTTTCGGAAAATTCCTTAAGCCGGAGTCGCAGCCACAACATCGCTGGGAACAAGCAAATCTCTTCACAGCTGAAGAGTTCCCCTAGCTTTACATTTGGCTGGAGCAACTCTGGAAACAACCCCAGCTCACACAAGCCCGCCCACAAAGCCCTGGGGCCAATCAGAG AGTCGAAAGCTCAGGAGAAGAGGCGTCCACATCACCTCAGTCACCGCCTCTCACTCCACTGTCCCAGCAACAGCCAAGCTGTCCCAGCACGTCCCCCGCTCTCcccttcatcctcctcctcttcctcttcctcttctccCTCCTCGTCCTCCTTGGGGGCGGGGTCAGCCTCCTGCTCCATCAATACAGCAG GAAACAGACATCCTCATTCTCAGCCAACATTACAGAGCAAAGATCCTCCTTCATGGAATGGGAGGGGCATCATGAATGGCAGGCCAAGCTCCACTCAGTCATTTTCAGTATTGCAGAGGAAGAGGTTGTCACAG ACCTCTTTAAAGGAGCTCTTTTCATGGACGTTATCTCATCCATTGAGTGCAGAAG
- the agbl5 gene encoding cytosolic carboxypeptidase-like protein 5 isoform X4, protein MEARFGNVVFSSRFDSGNLGRVEKVDAPEHDAERSSFSHVDYEFNLWTKPDCANTEFENGNRSWFYFSVRGVLPGKLLKINVMNMNKQSKLYSQGMAPFVRTFPVKMRWERVRDRPTFEMSENQFTLSFVHRVLEGRGVLTYFAFCYPFSYTECQDMLLQLDQRLLSHSHTLGPCSPADSLYYHRELLCYSLDGHRVDLLTVTSCHGMLEEREPRLEKLFPDHSMPRPHRFAGKRVFFISSRVHPGETPSSFVFNGFLNFILNQEDPRAQMLCRMFVFKLIPMLNPDGVVRGHYRTDSRGVNLNRQYMNPSAELHPSIYGAKSLLLYHHRHNRLKPSSPSALKLSNQSNTTMPQLTTPLELEHYLNCRNEVERLEGPTLELSQIPMQMDESWESKGRVKGKLGQGDENDSTPSRSEACVSNLSPTEQIPPQESGVAYYIDLHGHASKRGCFMYGNNLPDENQQVENLMYPKLISLNCAHFDFLGCNFSEKNMYARDKRDGQSKEGSGRVAIHKAIGLVHSYTLECNYNTGRSVNTIPPACHDNGRATPPPPPAFPPKYTPEVYEQVGRAVAIAALDMAECNPWPRLVLSEHSSLVNLRASLLKHVRNSKGLGSNGQKNSNKAPSPPRCTSLSSSVSENSLSRSRSHNIAGNKQISSQLKSSPSFTFGWSNSGNNPSSHKPAHKALGPIRESKAQEKRRPHHLSHRLSLHCPSNSQAVPARPPLSPSSSSSSSSSSPSSSSLGAGSASCSINTAEIFVS, encoded by the exons ATGGAGGCCCGCTTTGGGAATGTGGTGTTCAGCTCACGCTTCGACTCTGGGAACCTGGGCCGAGTGGAGAAGGTGGATGCGCCCGAACATGATGCTGAGAGAAGCTCGTTCTCGCATGTCGACTATGAGTTCAATCTCTGGACTAAACCTGACTGTGCAAACACTGAGTTCGAGAATGGGAACCG ATCCTGGTTCTACTTCAGCGTGCGTGGCGTGTTGCCGGGTAAACTGCTGAAGATTAATGTGATGAACATGAATAAACAGAGCAAGCTGTACTCTCAAGGCATGGCTCCATTTGTGCGCACTTTTCCTGTGAAAATGCGCTGGGAGAGAGTCCGAGACCGACCAACATTCGAG ATGTCAGAGAATCAGTTCACTTTGTCGTTTGTGCATCGTGTGCTGGAAGGGAGAGGAGTCCTCACGTACTTTGCTTTCTGCTATCCGTTCTCGTATACTGAGTGCCAGGACATGCTTCTGCAGCTCGACCAAAGACTGCTCAGCCATTCTCACACACTGGGGCCATGCAG TCCAGCAGACAGTCTGTATTATCACCGTGAGTTGCTGTGTTACTCTCTGGATGGGCACAGAGTAGACCTGCTGACTGTGACCTCCTGCCATGGCATGCTGGAGGAGAGAGAGCCCAGACTGGAGAAACTCTTTCCTGACCACAGCATGCCACGACCACACCGCTTTGCTGGCAAACGG GTATTTTTCATCAGCAGCAGGGTGCATCCTGGGGAGACACCCTCCAGCTTTGTGTTCAATGGCTTCCTGAACTTCATTCTGAATCAGGAGGACCCACGGGCGCAGATGTTGTGCCGGATGTTTGTCTTTAAGCTCATCCCCATGCTCAATCCCGATGGGGTTGTGAGAGGTCACTATAG GACGGACTCGCGTGGCGTGAATCTTAACCGACAGTACATGAACCCAAGTGCTGAGCTGCACCCCTCCATCTATGGAGCCAAATCCCTCCTCCTGTACCATCACCGGCACAACCGCCTTAAACCCAGCTCTCCCTCAGCACTTAAACTCTCCAACCAATCCAATACCACCATGCCACAGCTAACCACACCCCTTGAACTTGAACACTACCTCAACTGTCGCAACGAGGTGGAGCGATTGGAGGGCCCAACCCTCGAACTCTCACAGATTCCCATGCAGATGGACGAAAGCTGGGAGAGTAAAGGCAGAGTGAAGGGCAAGCTCGGGCAAGGCGATGAGAACGATTCCACACCAAGTCGGAGTGAAGCGTGCGTCTCTAACCTTTCCCCGACAGAGCAAATCCCACCCCAGGAAAGTGGAGTGGCTTATTACATAGACTTGCATGGCCATGCCTCCAAAAGAGGATGCTTTATGTATGGGAACAACCTACCTGATGAGAATCAGCAA GTGGAGAACCTGATGTATCCGAAGCTGATCTCATTGAACTGTGCCCATTTCGACTTTCTTGGCTGTAACTTCTCAGAGAAGAACATGTACGCACGGGACAAGCGTGATGGTCAGTCTAAAGAGGGCAGCGGCAGAGTCGCTATACACAAAGCCATTGGATTAGTTCACAG TTACACGTTGGAGTGTAACTATAACACAGGCCGCTCAGTCAACACCATTCCACCTGCCTGCCATGACAACGGCCGAGCcactcctcctccccctcctgcctTCCCTCCCAAATACACTCCTGAGGTATACGAACAG GTTGGCCGTGCAGTCGCAATAGCAGCACTggacatggctgaatgtaacccaTGGCCACGGCTTGTCCTGTCTgagcacagcagcttggtgaacctACGAGCATCACTGCTCAAGCATGTGCGCAACAGTAAGGGCTTGGGCTCAAACGGCCAGAAGAACTCAAACAAGGCTCCCAGCCCTCCGAGATGCAC AAGTCTGAGCAGCTCTGTTTCGGAAAATTCCTTAAGCCGGAGTCGCAGCCACAACATCGCTGGGAACAAGCAAATCTCTTCACAGCTGAAGAGTTCCCCTAGCTTTACATTTGGCTGGAGCAACTCTGGAAACAACCCCAGCTCACACAAGCCCGCCCACAAAGCCCTGGGGCCAATCAGAG AGTCGAAAGCTCAGGAGAAGAGGCGTCCACATCACCTCAGTCACCGCCTCTCACTCCACTGTCCCAGCAACAGCCAAGCTGTCCCAGCACGTCCCCCGCTCTCcccttcatcctcctcctcttcctcttcctcttctccCTCCTCGTCCTCCTTGGGGGCGGGGTCAGCCTCCTGCTCCATCAATACAGCAG aaatatTTGTTTCCTGA
- the agbl5 gene encoding cytosolic carboxypeptidase-like protein 5 isoform X2 encodes MEARFGNVVFSSRFDSGNLGRVEKVDAPEHDAERSSFSHVDYEFNLWTKPDCANTEFENGNRSWFYFSVRGVLPGKLLKINVMNMNKQSKLYSQGMAPFVRTFPVKMRWERVRDRPTFEMSENQFTLSFVHRVLEGRGVLTYFAFCYPFSYTECQDMLLQLDQRLLSHSHTLGPCSPADSLYYHRELLCYSLDGHRVDLLTVTSCHGMLEEREPRLEKLFPDHSMPRPHRFAGKRVFFISSRVHPGETPSSFVFNGFLNFILNQEDPRAQMLCRMFVFKLIPMLNPDGVVRGHYRTDSRGVNLNRQYMNPSAELHPSIYGAKSLLLYHHRHNRLKPSSPSALKLSNQSNTTMPQLTTPLELEHYLNCRNEVERLEGPTLELSQIPMQMDESWESKGRVKGKLGQGDENDSTPSRSEACVSNLSPTEQIPPQESGVAYYIDLHGHASKRGCFMYGNNLPDENQQVENLMYPKLISLNCAHFDFLGCNFSEKNMYARDKRDGQSKEGSGRVAIHKAIGLVHSYTLECNYNTGRSVNTIPPACHDNGRATPPPPPAFPPKYTPEVYEQVGRAVAIAALDMAECNPWPRLVLSEHSSLVNLRASLLKHVRNSKGLGSNGQKNSNKAPSPPRCTLSSSVSENSLSRSRSHNIAGNKQISSQLKSSPSFTFGWSNSGNNPSSHKPAHKALGPIRESKAQEKRRPHHLSHRLSLHCPSNSQAVPARPPLSPSSSSSSSSSSPSSSSLGAGSASCSINTAGNRHPHSQPTLQSKDPPSWNGRGIMNGRPSSTQSFSVLQRKRLSQTSLKELFSWTLSHPLSAEAGRCSRCSTI; translated from the exons ATGGAGGCCCGCTTTGGGAATGTGGTGTTCAGCTCACGCTTCGACTCTGGGAACCTGGGCCGAGTGGAGAAGGTGGATGCGCCCGAACATGATGCTGAGAGAAGCTCGTTCTCGCATGTCGACTATGAGTTCAATCTCTGGACTAAACCTGACTGTGCAAACACTGAGTTCGAGAATGGGAACCG ATCCTGGTTCTACTTCAGCGTGCGTGGCGTGTTGCCGGGTAAACTGCTGAAGATTAATGTGATGAACATGAATAAACAGAGCAAGCTGTACTCTCAAGGCATGGCTCCATTTGTGCGCACTTTTCCTGTGAAAATGCGCTGGGAGAGAGTCCGAGACCGACCAACATTCGAG ATGTCAGAGAATCAGTTCACTTTGTCGTTTGTGCATCGTGTGCTGGAAGGGAGAGGAGTCCTCACGTACTTTGCTTTCTGCTATCCGTTCTCGTATACTGAGTGCCAGGACATGCTTCTGCAGCTCGACCAAAGACTGCTCAGCCATTCTCACACACTGGGGCCATGCAG TCCAGCAGACAGTCTGTATTATCACCGTGAGTTGCTGTGTTACTCTCTGGATGGGCACAGAGTAGACCTGCTGACTGTGACCTCCTGCCATGGCATGCTGGAGGAGAGAGAGCCCAGACTGGAGAAACTCTTTCCTGACCACAGCATGCCACGACCACACCGCTTTGCTGGCAAACGG GTATTTTTCATCAGCAGCAGGGTGCATCCTGGGGAGACACCCTCCAGCTTTGTGTTCAATGGCTTCCTGAACTTCATTCTGAATCAGGAGGACCCACGGGCGCAGATGTTGTGCCGGATGTTTGTCTTTAAGCTCATCCCCATGCTCAATCCCGATGGGGTTGTGAGAGGTCACTATAG GACGGACTCGCGTGGCGTGAATCTTAACCGACAGTACATGAACCCAAGTGCTGAGCTGCACCCCTCCATCTATGGAGCCAAATCCCTCCTCCTGTACCATCACCGGCACAACCGCCTTAAACCCAGCTCTCCCTCAGCACTTAAACTCTCCAACCAATCCAATACCACCATGCCACAGCTAACCACACCCCTTGAACTTGAACACTACCTCAACTGTCGCAACGAGGTGGAGCGATTGGAGGGCCCAACCCTCGAACTCTCACAGATTCCCATGCAGATGGACGAAAGCTGGGAGAGTAAAGGCAGAGTGAAGGGCAAGCTCGGGCAAGGCGATGAGAACGATTCCACACCAAGTCGGAGTGAAGCGTGCGTCTCTAACCTTTCCCCGACAGAGCAAATCCCACCCCAGGAAAGTGGAGTGGCTTATTACATAGACTTGCATGGCCATGCCTCCAAAAGAGGATGCTTTATGTATGGGAACAACCTACCTGATGAGAATCAGCAA GTGGAGAACCTGATGTATCCGAAGCTGATCTCATTGAACTGTGCCCATTTCGACTTTCTTGGCTGTAACTTCTCAGAGAAGAACATGTACGCACGGGACAAGCGTGATGGTCAGTCTAAAGAGGGCAGCGGCAGAGTCGCTATACACAAAGCCATTGGATTAGTTCACAG TTACACGTTGGAGTGTAACTATAACACAGGCCGCTCAGTCAACACCATTCCACCTGCCTGCCATGACAACGGCCGAGCcactcctcctccccctcctgcctTCCCTCCCAAATACACTCCTGAGGTATACGAACAG GTTGGCCGTGCAGTCGCAATAGCAGCACTggacatggctgaatgtaacccaTGGCCACGGCTTGTCCTGTCTgagcacagcagcttggtgaacctACGAGCATCACTGCTCAAGCATGTGCGCAACAGTAAGGGCTTGGGCTCAAACGGCCAGAAGAACTCAAACAAGGCTCCCAGCCCTCCGAGATGCAC TCTGAGCAGCTCTGTTTCGGAAAATTCCTTAAGCCGGAGTCGCAGCCACAACATCGCTGGGAACAAGCAAATCTCTTCACAGCTGAAGAGTTCCCCTAGCTTTACATTTGGCTGGAGCAACTCTGGAAACAACCCCAGCTCACACAAGCCCGCCCACAAAGCCCTGGGGCCAATCAGAG AGTCGAAAGCTCAGGAGAAGAGGCGTCCACATCACCTCAGTCACCGCCTCTCACTCCACTGTCCCAGCAACAGCCAAGCTGTCCCAGCACGTCCCCCGCTCTCcccttcatcctcctcctcttcctcttcctcttctccCTCCTCGTCCTCCTTGGGGGCGGGGTCAGCCTCCTGCTCCATCAATACAGCAG GAAACAGACATCCTCATTCTCAGCCAACATTACAGAGCAAAGATCCTCCTTCATGGAATGGGAGGGGCATCATGAATGGCAGGCCAAGCTCCACTCAGTCATTTTCAGTATTGCAGAGGAAGAGGTTGTCACAG ACCTCTTTAAAGGAGCTCTTTTCATGGACGTTATCTCATCCATTGAGTGCAGAAG
- the agbl5 gene encoding cytosolic carboxypeptidase-like protein 5 isoform X3: MEARFGNVVFSSRFDSGNLGRVEKVDAPEHDAERSSFSHVDYEFNLWTKPDCANTEFENGNRSWFYFSVRGVLPGKLLKINVMNMNKQSKLYSQGMAPFVRTFPVKMRWERVRDRPTFEMSENQFTLSFVHRVLEGRGVLTYFAFCYPFSYTECQDMLLQLDQRLLSHSHTLGPCSPADSLYYHRELLCYSLDGHRVDLLTVTSCHGMLEEREPRLEKLFPDHSMPRPHRFAGKRVFFISSRVHPGETPSSFVFNGFLNFILNQEDPRAQMLCRMFVFKLIPMLNPDGVVRGHYRTDSRGVNLNRQYMNPSAELHPSIYGAKSLLLYHHRHNRLKPSSPSALKLSNQSNTTMPQLTTPLELEHYLNCRNEVERLEGPTLELSQIPMQMDESWESKGRVKGKLGQGDENDSTPSRSEACVSNLSPTEQIPPQESGVAYYIDLHGHASKRGCFMYGNNLPDENQQVENLMYPKLISLNCAHFDFLGCNFSEKNMYARDKRDGQSKEGSGRVAIHKAIGLVHSYTLECNYNTGRSVNTIPPACHDNGRATPPPPPAFPPKYTPEVYEQVGRAVAIAALDMAECNPWPRLVLSEHSSLVNLRASLLKHVRNSKGLGSNGQKNSNKAPSPPRCTSLSSSVSENSLSRSRSHNIAGNKQISSQLKSSPSFTFGWSNSGNNPSSHKPAHKALGPIRESKAQEKRRPHHLSHRLSLHCPSNSQAVPARPPLSPSSSSSSSSSSPSSSSLGAGSASCSINTAGLYSHTGLLTKLSPLHHTCLRDTPKAQPAQQE; encoded by the exons ATGGAGGCCCGCTTTGGGAATGTGGTGTTCAGCTCACGCTTCGACTCTGGGAACCTGGGCCGAGTGGAGAAGGTGGATGCGCCCGAACATGATGCTGAGAGAAGCTCGTTCTCGCATGTCGACTATGAGTTCAATCTCTGGACTAAACCTGACTGTGCAAACACTGAGTTCGAGAATGGGAACCG ATCCTGGTTCTACTTCAGCGTGCGTGGCGTGTTGCCGGGTAAACTGCTGAAGATTAATGTGATGAACATGAATAAACAGAGCAAGCTGTACTCTCAAGGCATGGCTCCATTTGTGCGCACTTTTCCTGTGAAAATGCGCTGGGAGAGAGTCCGAGACCGACCAACATTCGAG ATGTCAGAGAATCAGTTCACTTTGTCGTTTGTGCATCGTGTGCTGGAAGGGAGAGGAGTCCTCACGTACTTTGCTTTCTGCTATCCGTTCTCGTATACTGAGTGCCAGGACATGCTTCTGCAGCTCGACCAAAGACTGCTCAGCCATTCTCACACACTGGGGCCATGCAG TCCAGCAGACAGTCTGTATTATCACCGTGAGTTGCTGTGTTACTCTCTGGATGGGCACAGAGTAGACCTGCTGACTGTGACCTCCTGCCATGGCATGCTGGAGGAGAGAGAGCCCAGACTGGAGAAACTCTTTCCTGACCACAGCATGCCACGACCACACCGCTTTGCTGGCAAACGG GTATTTTTCATCAGCAGCAGGGTGCATCCTGGGGAGACACCCTCCAGCTTTGTGTTCAATGGCTTCCTGAACTTCATTCTGAATCAGGAGGACCCACGGGCGCAGATGTTGTGCCGGATGTTTGTCTTTAAGCTCATCCCCATGCTCAATCCCGATGGGGTTGTGAGAGGTCACTATAG GACGGACTCGCGTGGCGTGAATCTTAACCGACAGTACATGAACCCAAGTGCTGAGCTGCACCCCTCCATCTATGGAGCCAAATCCCTCCTCCTGTACCATCACCGGCACAACCGCCTTAAACCCAGCTCTCCCTCAGCACTTAAACTCTCCAACCAATCCAATACCACCATGCCACAGCTAACCACACCCCTTGAACTTGAACACTACCTCAACTGTCGCAACGAGGTGGAGCGATTGGAGGGCCCAACCCTCGAACTCTCACAGATTCCCATGCAGATGGACGAAAGCTGGGAGAGTAAAGGCAGAGTGAAGGGCAAGCTCGGGCAAGGCGATGAGAACGATTCCACACCAAGTCGGAGTGAAGCGTGCGTCTCTAACCTTTCCCCGACAGAGCAAATCCCACCCCAGGAAAGTGGAGTGGCTTATTACATAGACTTGCATGGCCATGCCTCCAAAAGAGGATGCTTTATGTATGGGAACAACCTACCTGATGAGAATCAGCAA GTGGAGAACCTGATGTATCCGAAGCTGATCTCATTGAACTGTGCCCATTTCGACTTTCTTGGCTGTAACTTCTCAGAGAAGAACATGTACGCACGGGACAAGCGTGATGGTCAGTCTAAAGAGGGCAGCGGCAGAGTCGCTATACACAAAGCCATTGGATTAGTTCACAG TTACACGTTGGAGTGTAACTATAACACAGGCCGCTCAGTCAACACCATTCCACCTGCCTGCCATGACAACGGCCGAGCcactcctcctccccctcctgcctTCCCTCCCAAATACACTCCTGAGGTATACGAACAG GTTGGCCGTGCAGTCGCAATAGCAGCACTggacatggctgaatgtaacccaTGGCCACGGCTTGTCCTGTCTgagcacagcagcttggtgaacctACGAGCATCACTGCTCAAGCATGTGCGCAACAGTAAGGGCTTGGGCTCAAACGGCCAGAAGAACTCAAACAAGGCTCCCAGCCCTCCGAGATGCAC AAGTCTGAGCAGCTCTGTTTCGGAAAATTCCTTAAGCCGGAGTCGCAGCCACAACATCGCTGGGAACAAGCAAATCTCTTCACAGCTGAAGAGTTCCCCTAGCTTTACATTTGGCTGGAGCAACTCTGGAAACAACCCCAGCTCACACAAGCCCGCCCACAAAGCCCTGGGGCCAATCAGAG AGTCGAAAGCTCAGGAGAAGAGGCGTCCACATCACCTCAGTCACCGCCTCTCACTCCACTGTCCCAGCAACAGCCAAGCTGTCCCAGCACGTCCCCCGCTCTCcccttcatcctcctcctcttcctcttcctcttctccCTCCTCGTCCTCCTTGGGGGCGGGGTCAGCCTCCTGCTCCATCAATACAGCAGGTCTGTACTCCCACACAGGCCTGCTCACCAAACTAAGCCCTCTGCACCATACCTGCCTCAGAGACACTCCGAAAGCACAGCCAGCGCAGCAAGAATAA